In the genome of Ananas comosus cultivar F153 linkage group 11, ASM154086v1, whole genome shotgun sequence, one region contains:
- the LOC109717148 gene encoding protein RADIALIS-like 3, whose product MASGSSKSSSRSTAGSQWTAKQNKTFERALAVYDKDTPDVARAVGGKTPEEVKQHYEKLVRDVQQIESGRVPFPAYTSYSYSREGNTAANEEESGRQTSEQMQQQDKANEPFSVKDVRQLDYANML is encoded by the exons ATGGCATCTGGGTCATCGAAGAGCTCGTCGCGTAGCACTGCAGGCTCGCAGTGGACTGCGAAACAAAACAAGACGTTCGAGAGGGCGCTCGCTGTCTACGACAAGGACACACCCGACGTGGCTCGAGCCGTCGGAGGGAAGACGCCCGAGGAGGTGAAGCAGCATTACGAAAAACTCGTTAGGGACGTCCAGCAGATCGAGTCTGGCCGCGTGCCGTTCCCTGCGTACACTAGCTACTCATACAGTCGCGAAGGAAACACTGCTGCCAATGAAGAGGAGAG TGGGAGACAGACGAGTGAACAGATGCAGCAGCAGGACAAGGCCAACGAACCTTTCTCTGTAAAAGATGTAAGACAGCTTGATTATGCTAATATGCTTTAG
- the LOC109717582 gene encoding protein RADIALIS-like 3, whose translation MASCSMSSSRGSVSQWTPKQNKLFEQALAVYDKDTPDRWHNVARAVGGKSAEEVKRYYEQLVEDIERIESGRVPFPIYRSSGGKGGGAVAYEEQRLKHLKL comes from the exons atggCATCGTGCTCGATGAGCTCGTCCCGCGGCTCGGTGTCGCAGTGGACGCCGAAGCAGAACAAGCTGTTCGAGCAGGCGCTGGCGGTGTACGACAAGGACACGCCCGACCGCTGGCACAACGTGGCGCGGGCGGTCGGGGGGAAGTCCGCCGAGGAGGTGAAGCGGTACTACGAGCAGCTCGTGGAGGACATCGAGCGCATCGAGTCGGGCCGCGTGCCGTTCCCCATCTACCGCTCCTCCGGCGGGAAgggcggcggcgccgtcgcCTATGAGGAGCAGAG GCTCAAGCACTTGAAGCTCTAA